The following coding sequences lie in one Crassostrea angulata isolate pt1a10 chromosome 10, ASM2561291v2, whole genome shotgun sequence genomic window:
- the LOC128167398 gene encoding cell surface hyaluronidase-like has translation MAGTGWIWVTSCLVALVASQSCPDQDSSLKKWSEDATWNGEEPKEGDSLVIQDGDSFLLDTSPPPLDSITIESGGKLVVADGMDIKLSVKYILIRGEMHVGSEDCKFTGKLHITVRGNLGEYKVDGFGEKFIGVASGGVLEIHGEYRLPWTKLTSNVKAVEYISNVKNIAIDQNNEDNGELGDDNGIDDDDAVVDDTSTDPDIKASKNIRALVIYVFNENTGVMESAAQLVNTEGRSKNFHQNVANAKSILDNIPAGRIVAIALKRRFREEKVNTTGLHSMLEEWAYGAVDGSSLKFRDYKFHGAWAMIKKQGDDSTTQEILLNEDGKPVRIAELYHEENGIKFGVRSWVHTVKRGMCYSRGKSSLVENSLPILNLVDNTQTWRTGDQIVLLSTDFDWKQREFGTIIDCTTCTSNQVRVNIEPQFDHFGEVYKNVDMRGEVALINRNIVIEGEADADGKKMGGHIKFLKGFTTVQVNNVELVRMGQQTSLGNYPLHFHMCGDVDDRDKPSLLSGNSIRDSFARCITVHGSHGAQVRNNFCLNTLGHGYFLEDGGEKRTVLDGNLGAGQKKSKLISTDKFPTTFWITNPQTYVRNNVAAGGAGHGFWFVYPNEPLDASEGLGMMDLYEAMHTAIFEFDNNVAHSNVKSGLFIDNILKNDGSLGDTNTYEPWNDPKDPDSGAKMVTISRLTAYKNMKQNAWINGGYIKVTQSSFSDSIIGLTFKRSSPQEQFIDNSVFVGDSPNIGSPSVVAKFAGWGRSVPLEFADQPRQGFVFYHGPVYVSDTWFGDFADTDNYRSGALGFQRDNEGHSSPISAVSGIKFAFSDPSEGNRVFDGNATDTGFSNSDGDVIGSFRDTDGTVYKAGAQIVKAVPFHLTPNCAQRSNWKMMACEESFGQVRVSWGSWMKKNTASDISIYRDDLPENPIVADARKKAPFMAVLGGKYSYLAKLNGNMSNGVQFEALGFTKTKTARIGLCVPRDASVNLKFLGLSDALWKKGTLVDSLDELDASTNPLDYFVDSEVGVVFFKAMHSREYTSTDVTDCLDNICPKISVMVRGGDVTDSDCTSRAYPKYQQDADDVTLEPDTSALPSTDLYPPSTWGAGATRE, from the exons ATGGCTGGGACCGGTTGGATTTGGGTGACATCTTGTTTAGTTGCCCTTGTAGCCTCACAGAGTTGTCCAGACCAAGATTCTAGCCTCAAAAAATGGTCCGAAGACGCAACTTGGAATGGAGAg GAACCAAAGGAGGGGGACAGTCTTGTCATACAAGATGGCGACTCCTTCCTTCTGGACACCTCCCCGCCTCCTCTGGACTCCATCACCATAGAGTCTGGCGGGAAACTGGTCGTTGCTGACGGCATGGACATTAAGCTGAGTGTCAAGTACATCTTGATTCGCGGGGAGATGCACGTGGGCTCGGAAGATTGCAAGTTTACGGGAAAACTCCATATAACAGTGCGAG GTAACCTTGGTGAATACAAGGTGGACGGTTTTGGGGAGAAGTTTATCGGAGTAGCTTCCGGGGGAGTCCTGGAGATCCATGGGGAATACCGTCTGCCATGGACCAAACTCACCTCCAATGTCAAGGCCGTTGAATATATCTCCAATGTGAAG AATATCGCTATAGACCAAAACAATGAGGACAACGGTGAACTTGGAGACGACAATGGAATCGATGATGATGATGCAGTGGTCGACGATACATCGACCGATCCCGACATTAAAGCCAGTAAAAACATCCGGGCACTTGTCATCTACGTATTCAACGAGAACACGGGCGTGATGGAATCGGCTGCTCAGCTAGTGAATACAGAAGGAAGATCCAAAAACTTTCACCAAAATGTCGCAAACGCCAAATCCATTCTTGACA ATATTCCCGCCGGACGTATCGTTGCCATTGCTCTGAAAAGGCGGTTCAGAGAAGAGAAAGTGAACACCACGGGTCTACACAGTATGTTAGAGGAGTGGGCGTACGGGGCGGTGGACGGCTCCTCACTCAAATTCCGGGACTATAAGTTCCACGGCGCATGGGCGATGATTAAAAAACAAG GCGATGATTCAACCACTCAGGAGATTCTCCTTAATGAAGACGGAAAACCGGTGCGTATTGCGGAACTTTATCACGAGGAGAACGGCATTAAATTCGGCGTCCGTAGCTGGGTCCATACAGTCAAAAGGGGAATGTGTTATTCCCGGGGAAAGTCCAGTCTTGTAGAAAACTCACTCCCTATTCTAAACTTGGTTGATAATACGCAAACATGGCGCACAG GAGACCAAATTGTGCTTTTGTCCACCGATTTTGACTGGAAACAAAGAGAATTTGGAACAATTATTGACTGTACAACGTGTACTTCAAATCAAGTCCGAGTGAACA tTGAGCCACAGTTTGATCATTTTGGTGAGGTCTACAAGAATGTAGACATGCGCGGCGAGGTGGCCCTTATAAACCGAAACATCGTGATAGAAGGGGAGGCGGATGCTGACGGCAAGAAGATGGGTGGACATATCAAG tttttaaagGGATTCACAACGGTCCAAGTAAACAATGTGGAATTGGTTCGCATGGGCCAGCAGACGTCACTAG GCAACTACCCGCTCCACTTCCACATGTGTGGAGATGTGGATGACAGAGATAAGCCGTCCCTGCTGAGTGGAAACAGCATCAGGGATTCGTTTGCGCGCTGTATCACCGTTCACGGCAGTCATGGTGCTCAG GTGAGAAATAATTTCTGCCTTAACACCCTGGGTCATGGCTACTTCCTGGAAGATGGCGGCGAGAAGAGAACGGTGCTGGACGGCAATCTGGGTGCAGGACAGAAGAAGTCCAAACTAATCAGTACCGACAA ATTCCCGACAACATTTTGGATCACGAACCCTCAGACCTATGTTAGAAACAACGTGGCTGCTGGCGGGGCG GGTCATGGGTTttggtttgtctatccgaacGAACCGTTAGATGCTTCTGAAGGCCTGGGGATGATGGACTTGTACGAAGCTATGCATACTgccatttttgaatttgataacaATGTGGCACATTCCAATGTCAAG AGTGGGTTGTTCATCGACAACATCCTGAAAAACGATGGCTCCCTTGGAGACACCAACACGTATGAGCCCTGGAACGATCCCAAAGACCCCGACTCCGGCGCCAAAATGGTCACAATTAGCCGACTCACAG CATATAAAAACATGAAACAGAACGCCTGGATTAATGGTGGATACATCAAAGTCACCCAATCCTC ATTTTCTGATAGCATCATTGGATTGACCTTTAAAAG GAGTTCTCCCCAAGAACAGTTCATCGACAACAGCGTCTTTGTAGGGGATTCCCCCAACATCGGATCACCATCTGTCGTCGCCAAGTTTGCGGGTTGGGGACGATCTGTGCCTTTGGAATTTGC AGATCAGCCCCGACAGGGTTTTGTATTTTACCATGGACCTGTTTACGTCAGTGACACGTGGTTTGGGGATTTCGCCGACACAGATAACTATAGGTCGGGAGCTTTGGGATTTCAGCGAGACAATGAAGGTCACAGCTCGCCAATCAGCGCAGTCAGCGGAATCAAATTCGCCTTTTCAGAT CCGTCCGAAGGCAACAGAGTGTTCGACGGAAACGCCACGGATACTGGTTTTTCCAACAGTGATGGCGACGTGATCGGGTCTTTCCGTGACACTGACGGGACTGTGTACAAAGCGGGGGCTCAGATCGTTAAAGCCGTACCTTTCCATCTGACACCAAACTGTGCCCAGAGGAGCAATTGGAAAATGATGGCTTGTGAAGAATCATTTGGACAG GTGCGCGTCTCTTGGGGTTCATGGATGAAAAAGAACACCGCCTCTGACATATCTATATACCGCGATGACCTCCCAGAGAACCCGATTGTAGCCGACGCTCGCAAAAAAGCTCCATTTATGGCCGTATTGGGTGGCAAATACAGCTATTTGGCCAAACTGAATGGGAATATGTCCAATGGTGTTCAGTTTGAAGCCCTTGGATTTACAAA GACAAAAACAGCCCGTATTGGACTGTGTGTACCCAGGGACGCCAGTGTCAATCTAAAATTCCTCGGTCTCTCGGACGCTTTGTGGAAGAAAGGAACACTAGTTGACTCCCTTGATGAATTGGACGCTAGCACCAACCCACTGGATTACTTTGTAGATTCTGAAGTCGG GGTTGTGTTCTTCAAAGCGATGCACTCTCGAGAGTACACCTCTACCGATGTGACGGATTGCCTTGACAACATATGCCCAAAAATTTCGGTAATGGTGAGAGGCGGTGACGTCACGGACTCTGACTGTACTTCCCGAGCATATCCGAAGTACCAACAGGATGCAGACGATGTTACTTTG GAACCGGACACCTCAGCTTTACCCTCCACTGATCTGTACCCACCAAGT ACTTGGGGAGCCGGTGCCACACGTGAATAG
- the LOC128168259 gene encoding lymphocyte antigen 75-like, with product MQIQLGLLVVMIFVFEVVSGKQYCQKYVVKGGWINQVRSWENARKACKKLGMSLVKIDHRAEDKFLRKFLKKEMSLGFLDGWYIGGVYSQGSWKWTDKSPMFYKNFAAVEQREFSLSQDVTNYAFIKKDDYKWGYVSPFGTQRMGYICESTDCNPEILPICPYQ from the exons ATGCAGATTCAACTGGGCCTGTTAGTTGTAATGATATTCGTTTTTG AAGTGGTTTCCGGGAAACAATATTGTCAAAAATATGTTGTCAAAGGGGGTTGGATAAATCAGGTTAGATCTTGGGAGAATGCCAGAAAAGCGTGTAAAAAATTGGGAATGTCTCTTGTGAAGATAGATCACAGAGCAGAGGATAAATTTTTACGCAAATTCCTGAAGAAAGAAATGT CTTTAGGTTTCCTCGATGGATGGTACATTGGAGGAGTTTATAGCCAGGGTAGCTGGAAGTGGACAGATAAGTCCccaatgttttataaaaattttgctGCAGTGGAACAAAGAGAATTTTCACTCTCTCAAGATGTCACGAATTACGCATTTATCAAAAAAGATGACTACAAATGGGGATATGTCTCTCCGTTTGGTACCCAAAGAATGGGTTATATTTGCGAAAGTACAGATTGTAATCCAGAGATACTTCCCATTTGTCCTTACCAATAA